From Slackia heliotrinireducens DSM 20476:
CCCTTCGCCAACCACGGAATAGTCCATCACAATCGCGCCCATGCCCACGATGACGTCGTCTTCGATGGTGGCGCCGTGCACGACGGCGCTATGGCCGACTGTCACGCGCTTGCCGATGTTCACCGGCGCATCGAAATAGGAGTGCAGCATGGCAAGGTCCTGGATGTTGCTCTCGTCGCCAACAGTGATGGGAGCCACCTCGGCGCGGATCACGGCCCCGAACCAGACAGAACTGTCCTTGCCCAGGTGCACGTCGCCGGAAACGGTCGCGTTCTCAGCGACGTAGGCGGCCTGCCTGACGTCAGGCCTCATGCCTTTGTACTCGATGATCATCTTGGTTTTCCTTCCCTAAAGCCTCGTATCCACATAGGGTAGCAAGTATTCCAGCGCCTTGTCAGTGTCGTGCGTCGTACGGTCAGGTAGTGCGGCGTTCTTTTTTACGATACGGCTGAAATCCTTGCACGCTAAGTGCCCACAATACGCAGGAGTAGTGATAAGATTTTGTGTGCGATTCTTTATCGCCCTGCAATGTGCGTGGCGCAGGCGTAGTCGTCAACCGTCGGATGGAAGAACTCATGGACCTCTCATTTGCTGCGTTTATCGGCCAGATGGCACAGTACCCCTCCTTGGCTGTCATTCTCGTTCTTGTTATCGGTGTCACCATCGTTTCAGGTGCAACCGACGCGCCTAACGCAATTGCCACCGCAGTTTCCACCAGGTGCATGAAGCCTACAACGGCGCTTATCACGGCAGCCATCTTCAACTTCGTGGGCTTGGTGGGTATGACCTACATCTCCACGGCAGTCGCAGGCACCATGTTTGGCATGGTGAATTTCCAGGGCGATACGCACTTAGCATTAATGGCGCTTGAGGCGGCCATGATAGGCTCAATCGGATGGGGCTTCGTATGCTGGTTCTTCGGCATCCCCGCATCCAAGTCGCACTCGCTGATCGCCGGCATCACCGGCGCGGCCATCGCCCTCAACGGCTGGGCTGGCGTCGTTCCCAGCGAGTGGGTCAAAGTCCTCTACGGCATGGCGTTCTCGCTGATCGCCGGTTTTGCGTTGGGCTATTTGGCCGTCAAACTGGTCGAAGCCATTCTGAAGAACTTCACGCGCCAGATTGCTGACAAGACCTGCGTCGTGTTCCAAAACATCTGCGCCGCCGCATTGAGCTTCCTGCATGGTGCCCAGGACGGTCAGAAGTTCATGTCCATCGCCATGATGGGTATCGCTATGAGCTTCGGCATGGGGGCCACTGGCGATACGCAGTTCCCGATGTGGCTCATGGTCATCTGCTCGCTGGCCATCTCCTTCGGTACGCTGATCGGCGGCAAGCGCATCATCAAATCCGTCGCCATGGAAATGGTGAGCCTCGAGAAGCATCAAGGCGTCGCGGCCAGCGTCGGCACGGTCGTCACGCTGCTGGTTTCCAGCCTCACCGGCATGCCGGTTTCCACGAGCCACTGCTCCACGTCCTCCATCATGGGCGTCGGTGCCGAGAGGAATCCGCGCGAGGTCAACTGGGCCGTTGCCGGCAAGATGGTCACCGCATGGGTCATCACGTTCCCGGCTTGCGGCATCATCGGCTTCATTCTGGCCAAGATTTTCATGACGCTGTTCTAAGAACCGTCAACACACCGCATGCAAGGGCGTCGCTTCGGCGGCGCCCTTTTCGTTATGAGGCGGATCTGCGGGTTGGCTTCCGAGGTCGGCATCTGTTTGCAGCCACGAGACCGTTGGGCCCGCCGAATTCGAACCTTCGGGTGCTCGTGGCGCAGCCGTGGAAAGTTGTGGAAGTGTGCTCCGTTCGGCTGGAGTGCGGGTACAATGAAGCGATTCGATTCGAGTGCCGGCGTTTGACGGCGCCCCGTTCGTTCTGATGCGTTAGGAGAACCGCATGACTAAAATTCAGATGAAAACGCCGCTGGTCGAGATGGACGGCGACGAGATGACACGCATCCTCTGGCAGATGATCAAAGATGACCTCATCTGCCCGTTTGTCGATTTGAAGACGGAATACTACGACCTGGGCCTGGTACACCGCAACGAGACCGACGACCAGGTCACTTTCGATTCGGCCGAAGCCACCAGGCGTCTGGGCGTAGCCGTCAAGTGCGCCACCATCACGCCGAACGCCGCCCGCGTCGAGGAATATGACCTCAAGCAGATGTGGAAGAGTCCCAACGGCACCATCCGCGCGGCGCTGGACGGCACCGTGTTCCGCGCGCCCATCGTGGTGAAGGGCATCGAGCCCTGCGTGCGCAACTGGAAGAAGCCCATTACGCTGGCCCGTCACGCGTACGGCGACGTGTACAAGAACGTTGAGATTCGCGTGCCCGGCGCCGGCAAGGTCGAGCTGGTCTATACCGGCGAAGACGGCACTGAAATCCGCGAGCTGGTGCACGAATACGCAGGTCCTGGCGTCGCTCAGGGCATGCACAACCTGGATTCGTCCATTGAAAGCTTCGCGCGCAGCTGCTTCAACTACGCGCTGGACACGCATCAGGACGTGTGGTTCGCCACAAAGGATACCATCTCCAAGAAGTACGACCACCGCTTCAAGGACGTGTTCCAGGAGATTTTCGACGCCGAGTATGCCGACCGCTTTGCCGAAGCGGGCATCACCTACTTCTACACGCTGATCGACGACGCCGTTGCCCGCGTCATGAAGGCTGAGGGCGGCTTCATCTGGGCGTGCAAGAACTACGACGGCGACGTTATGTCCGACATGGTGTCGAGCGCCTTCGGCAGCCTGGCCATGATGACGTCCGTGCTGGTGAGCCCTGCGGGCGTGTACGAGTACGAGGCCGCCCACGGCACGGTGCAGCGCCATTACTACCGCCATCTGAAGGGCGAGGAGACCTCCACGAACTCCGTGGCCACCATCTTCGCGTGGACGGGTGCCCTGCGCAAGCGCGGCGAGCTGGATGAACTGCCCGAGCTTTCGGCATTCGCCGACAAGCTGGAAGAGGCCACGCTTGCCACCATCGAGAGCGGCCGCATGACGAAGGATCTGGCGCTGATCACCAGTCTGGAAGACGTGCAGGTGCTCAACAGCCGCGAGTTCATCGAGGCCGTCGCCGAGGAGCTGAAGACCCGCCTGTAGGCGCTTCTGCAAATCATGGTTCGAACGGGGCGAAGGGGAATCAACCCTTCGCCCCGTTGTTGTTTTGGGGCAAAGGACCGCCCCCGTTGTTCCAATGATAAACTACCCGTGTGAAATGGGAAAACGAAAATTCAGGGTATTTATGCGATTGAAAAACCCGCCGCTTGCCATCATTGTTCAAGGTGCCGTAATGCGTGACACCAGCAATTTCGGGCATCCTGTTTTCCCTATCACGCTCTGTTGTTGCTGCGGTGCACGCCATTGACGCATGAAAGAACACGTTTGAAAGAAGGAGGTTCCATGGGCCTGAAGAAGGGGGTTGCGAGCGTAGCCTTGGCGGCCACCGTGGCTGCATGCCTTGGTGTGACCGCCGTGTACGCGACTGACGATTATGTCCCCACGACGCTGGGCAACAGCGCGTATACCAACCAAGTCGATCCGACAAACGATGTCATCGTAGCCGGCGTAAAGTACGTCGGAAGCATTTCCAGCCAGAACGCCGAGTCTACGGCTGAGGGCGCGGGCCTTGACATCGCCATCGGCGAAGCCACAGACACCACCACTCCGGTCGTGCTTACCAACAAGACCGGACAGGACATCACCGGTTTCAGCTACCGTATTTCTACGGAGACGTCGTTTCCTGCCAACATGCTCGGCTCCGCCATCGCCGCGGATGCCCAAGCCTGTTGGAACCTTGACGAAGGGGCTTATGACGAATACGAAACCACGAACGCAAACGGCATCACGGTTGTGAAGCCCGTAAGCTACACTATCCAGGCAACGCTGTCGGACGGCTCGACGGCCGAGTTCCATGACGTCAACATGAACGGCGTCAAGACGCTGTCGCTGTGCTACTCGCAGGAATACAGCGTCTATTTCGTCGAGCGCACCACCATCACCAACCACACGCCCGACCCGACGCTGTACTATGAAGTCAGCCTGGCCGGCGAAGACGCCAACGCCGATGAGCTTGATTTCCATGTGAACTCCTCGGGCCGCATGAATGCCGACAAGCAGATCACCGCTATCCGCGGCGGCGGATGGGACGAGGGCGTTCCGTCGTTGGACGAGCTGATCGACATTCCCGATTACGGCGTATATGTGCCGCTGTACGGTGAGCCGAGCCTTGAGTACACGGACGGCTTGTACGAGGGGCTGTATTGGAATGCCGACCTGCTGCCGTGGCGCGGAACGAACGGCGTTGCCGGAACATGGAACGAGGCCGAGCCGCCTGAAAACGCCGGGGAGTACGGCGGGACGGAAGATCCCAAAGTCGATTACCATCCCGGCATGGACGAGGGCGATTGGCAGTACGTAGAGAGCGGAACCGCCGACTAGATTCGCCGGGCGGTGTGAGCCGGTGTGTGCGGATGCCGGCCTGAAGAACGAAATCCGCACGAATAGCTGGCAAGGGGGGCCAGTGATATGGCTGAAGTAGAAGCCCAAAAGGCCTTTTCGGAGGCATATGCGAAAGCGCGCAGCATGGACGAGGCGGCGCTTTCGCACCCGTCTATGGACAAGGATCCTGTTACGTGGACGGAAGTCATCAGGAGTTTTCATTTCAAGCGTCTTAAGGAAGATGCCGGGCTTGTCGGCGCCTTGGGATTCGGATGCATTCAGGCGTGGTTGTTCCTGTCGTGCTTCGCGCCTTCGCGCTTTATGGGAAGCATCTGGGTAGGAGAGTACAGCGCTATGCGCCAGTTGATGACGTTCGCCTGCTATTTGCTGACGTCGTGCCTGTTCGCAGAGGTTATTACGGCGCGAAAGCCCATGGTGCAAGCTTCGGTTCTGACGATTGCGGCGGCGTTGGCGTCGTTGTCGCTTTCCGGTTCGCTCTTCGCGGGCGCAGGGTCGGAAGTCATCGGCGCTTTGGCAAACGTAAAATGCATCTTGTCCGGTTCCGCCATGGGCTATTGCCTGGCTTTATGGGCCCGCCACTATGCGGCCACCGGCAACCACGAAACGCTCCGCATAGGAGAAGGCCTGATGACGTCCGTTCTGGTGGTCGCGGTCTGCCTGTTGGGTTCGAGGTTCGGCATCGTGTCGAGCGTCGTGCTGCCTCTGGTGACCTTGGGTTGTTTGCATTGGGGCCTTCGGCTGAGCCGCAATGCCGCGAAACCTCCTGTGCAAGAGAAGCCCGCATCCAAGAACGACGTGCCCATGCCGCCGTTGCCGTGGCGCCTGATGCTGGGGTTGATCGCCCTCGGGTTGGGGTACGGCTTGTGTTTGGGCTATTCGGAATCCACGGGAAGCTACCCCCCATCCATCGTGTCGGTATGCTTGGCGGTCAATGCGCTTGTCGGCGGCATCTTGGTTGTGTACGCGGTGCAGACGGGCAGCAATTTCGGATACTCGGATGCGTGTGCCGTCGTTCTTCCCCTGGCTGTATTCGGGCAATGCTGGATTTCGACGTTCCAAAACGAACTGCTTCCGGTTGCTGCGGCCGCGATGCGCGCCGCTTTCTTGCTGTTCGATTGCCTGCTGTGGCTCCAATTGCCCAAGGTGTATGAACGAACCGGCACCCTGAAGGTGTTCTTCCTGCTCAGATTCTGTCTCGAGGGCTCCATTTTCCTGGGTTTGAGCTTGCGCGTGCTGACTTTCGCATCGACCGACATCCTGTTCAAGGTCGTCTCCGTAACGGCATGCGCCATGCTGCTGAGCGCCCTCATGCTTACGTTCGCCAACAACGAGGTCAGCAACGTCTGGGGCTTCATGCCGGTGCCGGTCATGGTGGGCGGACGCTTCAGCAAGGCCTGCCAGCAGGTCAAAGGGGACTACGGGCTGACCGCGCGGGAATACGAGGTCATGCAGCTGGTCATGCGCGGGCGCAACGGAACGTTCATCCAGGACAAGCTCGTCATTTCGCAAAGCACGTTCCAGACGCATATGCGCAACCTCTACCGCAAGCTGGACATCCATAGCAACCAAGAGCTCATCGACCTGCTTGAAGAGTACATTCAAAAGGTGGACGACCGGCAATAGCCCCGCGTCTCCTCAATTCAATACAGAAAGGTGGTCGTACTGTGGTAGAGAATACGTACGACGACATCGTCGAAGCTGCCGCCTGCTCGCAGGCGAGCTATATTCATATCCTGGGCGGAGGCTCCACGGGGAAAAGCCTTGCTCTGGCCCGGCGCGCCAAGCATCTGCTGGATGAGGGGACGCCGGCAAACGACATCCTCGTGTTTTCGGCAACCCCGTCTGCCGCCGACGCCATGCGCGACTCCTTGGATCGCCTCGGCGTCAAGCAGGTGCGGGTCACGACCCTGGCCGAGTTTGCGCGCGAAGTGCTGTCGACTCCCGAGGTCGAGGCCTTGACCGGCCGGAATCCGCGGTTGCTTTGCGACTTCGAAGAGCGCATTCTCATGGAGGACATGAAGGTGGTGGGGCTTAAGTCCCGCCGTCTGGCGGAGATGCTGAAATACTTCTATAAGCAATGGACCGTCCTGGGCGACGAGCGTGAAGGCTTCATCCAGGGCAGCGAGGAAGACGGCGTGTACGCCACGCTTTGCGAGAATCTGAGGCTGCGCGGAGCCATGCTGCGCCAAGAGCTGTCGAATGTGGCGGTGAAGTTCTATCGCGACCATGCCGACGCCGCCGATGCGTTCCGCGTCCCGCATGTGCTGGCGGATGATGTGCAGAACCTGAATCGCGCATCCCAAGAGCTGCTGGAGCTTATCGCCACGAAAAGCCTGGCGGTGGCGGGCAACGTGAACGCCCAGGTCCCGACTACCGAGCCCTATCCGGATGCCGGGCATTTTTCCGACTTCGGCATGCGTCATTTCGAAGACGGCTGCGAAGCCTACGTGCTGCCGCAGGCGCTGAACGTTCCCGCCTGCACGACCTCGATGGCCAACGCCTTGGTTGT
This genomic window contains:
- a CDS encoding NADP-dependent isocitrate dehydrogenase, yielding MTKIQMKTPLVEMDGDEMTRILWQMIKDDLICPFVDLKTEYYDLGLVHRNETDDQVTFDSAEATRRLGVAVKCATITPNAARVEEYDLKQMWKSPNGTIRAALDGTVFRAPIVVKGIEPCVRNWKKPITLARHAYGDVYKNVEIRVPGAGKVELVYTGEDGTEIRELVHEYAGPGVAQGMHNLDSSIESFARSCFNYALDTHQDVWFATKDTISKKYDHRFKDVFQEIFDAEYADRFAEAGITYFYTLIDDAVARVMKAEGGFIWACKNYDGDVMSDMVSSAFGSLAMMTSVLVSPAGVYEYEAAHGTVQRHYYRHLKGEETSTNSVATIFAWTGALRKRGELDELPELSAFADKLEEATLATIESGRMTKDLALITSLEDVQVLNSREFIEAVAEELKTRL
- a CDS encoding gamma carbonic anhydrase family protein, with protein sequence MIIEYKGMRPDVRQAAYVAENATVSGDVHLGKDSSVWFGAVIRAEVAPITVGDESNIQDLAMLHSYFDAPVNIGKRVTVGHSAVVHGATIEDDVIVGMGAIVMDYSVVGEGSIIAAGALVKQHQVIPPYSLVAGVPGVIKKTLTPGQRPQEGNAEMYIEDAYEYAKSPVIG
- a CDS encoding helix-turn-helix transcriptional regulator; the encoded protein is MAEVEAQKAFSEAYAKARSMDEAALSHPSMDKDPVTWTEVIRSFHFKRLKEDAGLVGALGFGCIQAWLFLSCFAPSRFMGSIWVGEYSAMRQLMTFACYLLTSCLFAEVITARKPMVQASVLTIAAALASLSLSGSLFAGAGSEVIGALANVKCILSGSAMGYCLALWARHYAATGNHETLRIGEGLMTSVLVVAVCLLGSRFGIVSSVVLPLVTLGCLHWGLRLSRNAAKPPVQEKPASKNDVPMPPLPWRLMLGLIALGLGYGLCLGYSESTGSYPPSIVSVCLAVNALVGGILVVYAVQTGSNFGYSDACAVVLPLAVFGQCWISTFQNELLPVAAAAMRAAFLLFDCLLWLQLPKVYERTGTLKVFFLLRFCLEGSIFLGLSLRVLTFASTDILFKVVSVTACAMLLSALMLTFANNEVSNVWGFMPVPVMVGGRFSKACQQVKGDYGLTAREYEVMQLVMRGRNGTFIQDKLVISQSTFQTHMRNLYRKLDIHSNQELIDLLEEYIQKVDDRQ
- a CDS encoding inorganic phosphate transporter, producing MDLSFAAFIGQMAQYPSLAVILVLVIGVTIVSGATDAPNAIATAVSTRCMKPTTALITAAIFNFVGLVGMTYISTAVAGTMFGMVNFQGDTHLALMALEAAMIGSIGWGFVCWFFGIPASKSHSLIAGITGAAIALNGWAGVVPSEWVKVLYGMAFSLIAGFALGYLAVKLVEAILKNFTRQIADKTCVVFQNICAAALSFLHGAQDGQKFMSIAMMGIAMSFGMGATGDTQFPMWLMVICSLAISFGTLIGGKRIIKSVAMEMVSLEKHQGVAASVGTVVTLLVSSLTGMPVSTSHCSTSSIMGVGAERNPREVNWAVAGKMVTAWVITFPACGIIGFILAKIFMTLF